Proteins encoded by one window of Pelmatolapia mariae isolate MD_Pm_ZW linkage group LG14, Pm_UMD_F_2, whole genome shotgun sequence:
- the mab21l1 gene encoding putative nucleotidyltransferase MAB21L1 — MIAAQAKLVYHLNKYYNEKCQSRKAAIAKTIREVCKVVSDVLKEVEVQEPRFISSLSEMDNRFEGLEVISPTEFEVVLYLNQMGVFNFVDDGSIPGCAVLKLSDGRKRSMSLWVEFITASGYLSARKIRSRFQTLVAQAVDKCSYRDVVKMVADTSEVKLRIRDRYVVQITPAFKCTGIWPRSAAHWPLPHIPWPGPNRVAEVKAEGFNLLSKECYSLNGKQSSAESDAWVLQFAEAENRLLLGGCRKKCLSVLKALRDRHLELPGQPLNNYHMKTLVSYECEKHPRESDWDENCLGDRLNGILLQLISCLQCRRCPHYFLPNLDLFQGKPHSALENAAKQTWRLAREILTNPKSLEKL, encoded by the coding sequence ATGATAGCCGCCCAGGCAAAGTTGGTGTATCACCTCAACAAATACTACAACGAGAAATGTCAGTCTCGGAAAGCAGCCATCGCCAAAACCATCCGAGAGGTGTGCAAGGTGGTTTCGGATGTCCtgaaggaggtggaggtgcAGGAGCCCCGCTTCATCAGCTCTCTCAGCGAGATGGATAATCGTTTCGAGGGACTGGAGGTCATTTCGCCCACTGAATTCGAGGTTGTGCTCTATCTGAATCAGATGGGAGTATTCAACTTTGTGGACGACGGGTCCATTCCCGGCTGCGCTGTCCTCAAACTCAGCGATGGCCGCAAGAGAAGCATGTCTCTGTGGGTCGAATTCATCACAGCCTCCGGTTACCTCTCTGCGCGCAAGATCCGGTCGAGATTTCAGACACTGGTGGCGCAGGCAGTAGACAAATGCAGCTACAGAGATGTTGTCAAAATGGTCGCTGACACAAGTGAAGTGAAGCTGCGCATTAGAGACAGATATGTGGTACAAATCACGCCGGCTTTCAAGTGCACTGGCATCTGGCCACGGAGCGCTGCCCACTGGCCCCTGCCTCACATCCCCTGGCCGGGACCTAACAGGGTGGCAGAAGTCAAAGCGGAAGGTTTCAATCTTTTATCCAAAGAGTGCTACTCCCTGAACGGCAAGCAGAGCTCAGCAGAGAGCGACGCTTGGGTCCTGCAGTTCGCCGAGGCCGAGAACCGACTCCTTCTGGGTGGATGCAGGAAGAAGTGCTTGTCCGTCCTCAAAGCGTTGCGAGACCGTCACCTCGAACTGCCCGGGCAACCTCTGAACAACTACCACATGAAAACCTTGGTTTCCTACGAGTGTGAGAAGCATCCCAGGGAGTCGGACTGGGATGAGAACTGCCTCGGCGATCGCCTGAACGGGATACTATTGCAACTTATTTCGTGTTTGCAGTGCAGAAGGTGCCCTCATTATTTCCTGCCCAATTTAGACCTGTTTCAAGGAAAACCTCACTCTGCTCTAGAGAATGCAGCCAAACAGACTTGGCGACTGGCGAGAGAAATACTGACCAACCCCAAAAGCTTGGAGAAACTCtga